A part of Cannabis sativa cultivar Pink pepper isolate KNU-18-1 chromosome 6, ASM2916894v1, whole genome shotgun sequence genomic DNA contains:
- the LOC115695427 gene encoding uncharacterized protein LOC115695427, whose translation MEHSSIFFTFFIYAMFAIILDCLKSPVRYELTLFLTALTYAQSFGGLHFHTADHMGPEGQYHLLFQVLLLVALSTALLGIGFRKSFLVSFVRSLVVVFVGIWDIFMGVMLWTPSLLAKDCFLSVDEITGQKVVRCSGEESLHRAKSIVNLQFSWLVIGMAIFGMSLYLVLFKIYDGKVDYFSLDMMEEQEIEENEEKDYVSYDIEDNNKPHNVQKVLNEMLPYKCTL comes from the coding sequence ATGGAGCACAGTTCcatcttcttcaccttcttcatctACGCGATGTTTGCCATCATACTCGATTGCCTTAAATCCCCAGTTCGCTACGAGCTAACCCTATTCCTCACCGCCCTAACCTATGCACAATCCTTTGGTGGTTTGCACTTTCACACCGCAGACCACATGGGACCGGAGGGCCAATACCACCTTCTTTTCCAGGTGCTACTCCTTGTAGCTCTCTCAACAGCACTCTTGGGAATCGGGTTTAGAAAGAGTTTTCTCGTCAGTTTTGTGCGGTCGCTCGTTGTGGTTTTCGTAGGAATTTGGGACATTTTCATGGGTGTGATGTTGTGGACACCTTCTTTGTTGGCCAAGGACTGTTTTTTGAGTGTAGATGAAATCACAGGTCAGAAAGTAGTTAGGTGCTCAGGAGAAGAGTCACTTCACCGAGCTAAATCAATTGTTAATCTTCAATTCAGCTGGCTTGTGATTGGAATGGCCATATTTGGGATGTCTCTATACTTGGTTTTGTTCAAGATTTATGATGGAAAAGTTGACTATTTTTCACTAGACATGATGGAAGAGCAAGAGATagaagaaaatgaagaaaaagactACGTAAGCTATGATATAGAAGATAACAACAAACCACACAACGTCCAAAAAGTACTTAATGAAATGTTGCCTTATAAATGTACattataa